The Microbacterium sp. W4I20 genome segment GAACGCCACCGTCACCATGAAGAGCGTCTCGCCGAGCGCGCGGGCGACCTTGGGGATGACCACCTCCAGGTCGAGCACGTCGAAGGTCACCATGACGTCACCTCCGTACGGGTCGCGAGCTCGGCGACGAACCTCTCGACGGCAGCATCCTCGCCGTGCAGTGCGAGGCTGAGCTGGCCGTACGGCAGGTTCTTCACGCGCGCCACACCGCCCTGGATGATCGAGAAATCCACGTCGTGGCGGCGGGCGAGCGACGAGAGCAGCGGCCCCTCGGCGACCGCGCCGTCCATCGCGACGGATATCCGAAGACCCGAGAAGCTGGTGGCGAGTTCCGCGCGCTGCGCGTCGCTCAGGAACGTGCGCGTGTAGGAGCCGACCAGGTTCGCCGTGACCGGATGCTGAGGCCGCGCGAGGATCTGGTGGATGCCGCCCGACTCGACGACGTCGCCGTTGCTGAGGATCGACACGCGATCGGCGAGCTGGCTCATCACGTCCATCTCGTGCGTCACGACGACGATCGTGATGCCGAACTCCTGGTTCACCGACCGCAGCAGATCGACGATCTCCGTGGTCGTCTGCGGATCGAGAGCGCTCGTGGCCTCGTCGGCCAGCAGCACCGAGGGCTTGGCCGCGATCGCCCGCGCGATCCCGACGCGCTGCTTCTGCCCGCCGGAGAGCTGTCGCGGCCGCGCGAAGGCCTTTCCACCGAGTCCCACGAAGTCGAGCAGTTCGGCGACCCGTCGCGAGACCGCGTCGTCCTTCCATCCGGCGAGCTTCAGCGGCGTGGCGATGTTGCTGAACACGGTGCGCGAGTTCCACAGGTTGAACTGCTGAAACACCATCCCTATGCTGTGCCGCAGCACCCGCAGCTCGGCGGGTGGTAGCGACTGCACGTCGACCCCGTCGACGAGCACGCGCCCCTCCGTCGGCGCCTCGAGGCCGTTGATCATGCGCAGGAGGGTCGACTTGCCCGCCCCGGATCGCCCGATCAGGCCGTAGACCTCTCCCGCCCGCACCGAGATGTCGACGTCGCGCAGCACGCGGACGGGCTCGCCCTTGCCTCGCGCGGGGTAGTCCTTCGACACCCCGGACAGCTGGATGCGCTCTGTCATTCGGTCCTCGGTCTGGTCGTGCGGTCGCCCCGCACGACGGCGGATTACTGCGCGACGAGCTCGGCGAGCGCCGCGCGCAGGTCGTCGACGGGCAGCTCGACGATGGTGGCCTCGCCGCGCTTCTCCTCTTCCAGGGCTGCGACGACGCGGTCGTCGCGGTAGGTCTTCTCGAGGAGCCTCCAGGCCGGGTCATCGGCGCGGTCGGCGGTCGTGGCGACGACGATCACGTAGGGGCTCGAGGTGGTGGCGGCCGAGTCCTCGAGCACGAGGGCGTCGTCGCTGGTGATCTCGAGCGCCGGGTCGAAGTCGTCGGTCGCGATCACGACGGCCGAGATGGTCGGGTCGCTGTAGCTGGTCTGCACCGACTCGTGGGCGATGCGCACGAGCTCGACCCCGCGCGGGTTCGAGGTGATGTCCTCCTCGGTCGGGAAGACGCCGGCGTTCTCGTCGACCTCGATGACACCGGCGGTCTGCAGGATGAACAGCGCGCGCGAGAAGTTCGCGGGGTCGTCGGGAACGGCGACCTTCGCCCCCTCGGGAATGTCGTCCGCCGACTCGAGATCCTCCGAGAACAGACCCCACGCCGAGATCACCGTCGAGAAGACGGGGGTGATGTCCGAGTCGTTCTCCTTGTTGAACTGACTCAGCCACGCGACGTGCTGGAAGGAGTTGCCGTCGACCTCGCCCTCGACGAGCGCGGTGTTCGGCAGGTAGGGGTCGTCGAAGTTCACGAAGGTGAGGTCGAGGCCGTTCTCCCGGCCGACCTCGATGATCGCGTCCTGGAAGTCGCTCTGCGCGGTGTCGGCGATCGTCAGCGGGATCAGCTCGTCCTCGCCATCGCCGGCAGCCTCGGGGGTCGCGTTCTGCACCACGATCGGGATGACGATGGCCGCGGCGATCGCCACGACGGCGACGGCTCCGCCGATCAGCCACAGACGCTTGCGCGACTTCTGCTTCGCGAGGTGCGCGTCGATCTCGCTCTGGGTCTGATTCTGCTCTGACATGAGGGGCTCCTGCGAGGTGGGCGGGTCGTCGGGAGTGCGTCCCACGTCGGTGACCGACCGTTCGGGCGGCGGCGCGACAGATGCGGGATGTGTTCCGACGTTAGCCGCGGGGCCACCGGGGGCACGATCCAGGCGGTAACGCGCGGAAACACGAGCGGGGCTCGTCGTGCGGGAAAGGCGAGCGGACGGCGGGTTTAGAGTAGCGCCATGACCTCGCCCGTGCCCGTCCGACGACAGGCGGCGCTCGTCTACAACCCCATCAAGGTCGACGAGAAGAGGCTGCGCGCCGCGGTGCGGGATCTGTCGCGCGAGGCCGGGTGGGAGCATCCGGCCTTCTATCCCACGACGATTCAGGATGCCGGTCAGGCCGCCACCGCGCAGGCTCTCGCACGCGGCGTCGATGTCGTGCTGGTGGCCGGCGGAGACGGCACCGTGCGCGCGGTGTCGGAGGCGATCGCGAACACCGGGGTGCCGCTCGCGATCCTCCCGAGTGGCACCGGCAATCTGCTGGCCCGCAATCTGGGGCTCCCGCTCGGCGACCCGGCGGAGATGATCCGGGCCGCCCTGGGCGACTTCCGATTGCCCATCGACATCGGATGGGCGCGGATCAACCGTGCGAACGGGGAGGTATCGGAGCACGCCTTCGTCGTGCTGGCCGGCATCGGCCTCGACGCCGACATGATCGCGAACACCCGCTCAGACCTGAAGAGGTCGGTGGGGTGGATCGCGTACGTCGACGGGGCCGCCCGCTCGCTTCCGCGCGCCCGCCCCTTCCGCGCGGTCTATCAGATCGACGACGGGCGCCTGCATTCGACGAAGGTGCACAGCATCCTGTTCGCGAACTGCGGCACCCTGCCGGGCGGCATCGCGTTGATTCCGGATGCGTCCATCACCGACGCGACCCTCGACGTCGCGGTCATCCAGCCCACGGGCATGCTCGGCTGGCTCGGAGTCTGGCGGAAGATCTGGTGGGACAACTCGGTCCTGCGGCGCTTCCGCGCCGGTCGCCGCGTGCTGGAACGTCGTGGCCGGGATGCATCGGTGCATTACTTCCGGGGGCTCGCGGCCGAGGTCGCGCCGCCGGGCCCCACCCCGATCGAGCTGGACGGCGACGAGTTCGGCGAGGCCGTGCGGATGACCTGCCGCACCGACCCCGGGGCGCTGCTGCTCGCGCTGCCCGCGGGGCACCCCGTCTCGATGCTCTGAGCGTCAGCGCAGGCGATCAGCCGATCCGGATGGTGCCATCGAGTCCGTCTCCGACGAGCGTCAGGGTGAACGGCCCGTCGTCGTCCACAGCATCCTCCCCGAAGTCGAGGATCGTGCCGCGAGGGCCCATGTCCATGGTGCAGATCTGCTGATCATCGGTGACGAAGGTCGCGGTGCCCGCGTTCCCTGCACCCTCGAGCGACTCGACCACCGGTACGCACGACGACGATCCCCAGGTCAGGAGCACGAGCCCGCCGTCATCGAACCAGGCGGCCGTCGACATCCCGGTCTCGAGCCCGGACTCGCCGGTGGCCGCCGGGTCGCCGTCGATGTCGACGTCGTCGTTCACGTCGCCGTAGGTCACCTGCAGCGTGATGTCGGACTTCGGGTCGACTCCCTCCGGAAGGGCGCCGAGGCTCGCCCGCGGGACGAGATCCTTCGTGCACGCCGCATCGCCGGGAACGTCGACGAGCGTGACGGTGACCGTCTGCCCGTCGGCGGAGACCTGATCGACCTGCGGCACGCACGTCGACGACCCGGACGTGATGACCGCGAACATGCGTCCGTTGTCGAGCAGTACGCCTTCGACGTCGTTGCGGTCGTCGGCGTCCTCGGGCGCGGACGACGGCGCGGCGGAGCTCGTCGGGGTCTCGGCGCCCGGCGTCGTGGTGCAGCCCGCGAGGAGCGCGACCGCGGCGAATGCGGAGAGGACGGCGGCGTAGCGAGTGCGGAGGGCCATGCTCACAGGGTACCCGGCGGGCATGACGGAGTCACCCGGTCGAGCGGCGCAGCGGACGGCTACTGCAGCGCCGAGGTGAGTCGCGCGAGGTTGTCGAGCACCGTGGAGCGCAGGGGTTGCTGCATCCACTCCTCGAGCGTCAGCTCTCGACTGAGGGATCGGTACTGATCCTCCACCTCGCGCATCTCGGAGACGAACTCCTGCCCGCGCACCAGCATCGACACCTCGAGGTTCAGGCCGAACGACCGCATGTCCATGTTGCTCGACCCGATGACCGCGACCTCGTCGTCGATCGTGAGCGTCTTGGTGTGCAGGATGTACGGCTTGCGGTACATCCAGATGCGCACGCCCGCCTTCAGCAGCACCTCGTAGTAGCTGCGCTGGGCGTGGTAGACCATCGCCTGGTCGCCCTCTTCCGAGACGAACAGCTCGACGTGCACGCCACGGTCGACCGCCGCGGTGACCGCCAGCAGCAGCGCCTCGTCGGGGACGAAGTACGGGCTGACGATCATGATCTTGTGCTTCGCCGCGTACAGCAGCCCGAGGAAGAGACGCAGGTTGTTCTCGACCTCGAATCCCGGCCCCGAGGGGACGACCTGGCAGTCCAGATCGCCCGACCCGATGTCGGCGTGCGAGATGTCGATCTCCTCGAGCACCTCATCGGTCTCGCTGTACCAGTCGCTGAGGAAGATGGCGTTCACGCTCAGCACGACCGGACCGTCGATGCGCACCATCAGGTCGACCCAGTGGAGTCCGCGTTTGATGTTCCGTCGCAGGTTGTAGGTCGAGTCGGTGATGTTCTGGGAGCCGAGGAAGGCGATCTTGCCGTCCACGACGAGGAGCTTGCGGTGATTGCGCAGGTCAGGGCGCTGCATCCGCCCCTTC includes the following:
- a CDS encoding methionine ABC transporter ATP-binding protein encodes the protein MTERIQLSGVSKDYPARGKGEPVRVLRDVDISVRAGEVYGLIGRSGAGKSTLLRMINGLEAPTEGRVLVDGVDVQSLPPAELRVLRHSIGMVFQQFNLWNSRTVFSNIATPLKLAGWKDDAVSRRVAELLDFVGLGGKAFARPRQLSGGQKQRVGIARAIAAKPSVLLADEATSALDPQTTTEIVDLLRSVNQEFGITIVVVTHEMDVMSQLADRVSILSNGDVVESGGIHQILARPQHPVTANLVGSYTRTFLSDAQRAELATSFSGLRISVAMDGAVAEGPLLSSLARRHDVDFSIIQGGVARVKNLPYGQLSLALHGEDAAVERFVAELATRTEVTSW
- a CDS encoding MetQ/NlpA family ABC transporter substrate-binding protein is translated as MSEQNQTQSEIDAHLAKQKSRKRLWLIGGAVAVVAIAAAIVIPIVVQNATPEAAGDGEDELIPLTIADTAQSDFQDAIIEVGRENGLDLTFVNFDDPYLPNTALVEGEVDGNSFQHVAWLSQFNKENDSDITPVFSTVISAWGLFSEDLESADDIPEGAKVAVPDDPANFSRALFILQTAGVIEVDENAGVFPTEEDITSNPRGVELVRIAHESVQTSYSDPTISAVVIATDDFDPALEITSDDALVLEDSAATTSSPYVIVVATTADRADDPAWRLLEKTYRDDRVVAALEEEKRGEATIVELPVDDLRAALAELVAQ
- a CDS encoding diacylglycerol kinase family protein, whose protein sequence is MTSPVPVRRQAALVYNPIKVDEKRLRAAVRDLSREAGWEHPAFYPTTIQDAGQAATAQALARGVDVVLVAGGDGTVRAVSEAIANTGVPLAILPSGTGNLLARNLGLPLGDPAEMIRAALGDFRLPIDIGWARINRANGEVSEHAFVVLAGIGLDADMIANTRSDLKRSVGWIAYVDGAARSLPRARPFRAVYQIDDGRLHSTKVHSILFANCGTLPGGIALIPDASITDATLDVAVIQPTGMLGWLGVWRKIWWDNSVLRRFRAGRRVLERRGRDASVHYFRGLAAEVAPPGPTPIELDGDEFGEAVRMTCRTDPGALLLALPAGHPVSML
- the cls gene encoding cardiolipin synthase; this translates as MTAETWGWWIAAFLLALDLVIRTTAIIVIPRNRRPTAAMAWLLAVFFIPFVGVFLFLLIGNPRLPRARRRKQDQINEYIAQTSEHLHFGTLRPHAPGWFGPIVEMNQRLGALPLSGDNGAHLISDYQESLDAMAAAIREAKDYVHVEFYILQSDAATDDFFRAMEEVAARGVEVRVLLDHWANRGKPRYKKTIKRLNAMGADWHLMLPVQPLKGRMQRPDLRNHRKLLVVDGKIAFLGSQNITDSTYNLRRNIKRGLHWVDLMVRIDGPVVLSVNAIFLSDWYSETDEVLEEIDISHADIGSGDLDCQVVPSGPGFEVENNLRLFLGLLYAAKHKIMIVSPYFVPDEALLLAVTAAVDRGVHVELFVSEEGDQAMVYHAQRSYYEVLLKAGVRIWMYRKPYILHTKTLTIDDEVAVIGSSNMDMRSFGLNLEVSMLVRGQEFVSEMREVEDQYRSLSRELTLEEWMQQPLRSTVLDNLARLTSALQ